The following are encoded in a window of Limibacter armeniacum genomic DNA:
- a CDS encoding toxin-antitoxin system YwqK family antitoxin codes for MKRFFISILLLCYFTAFAQAQELSVSEDQAKPDSTVVVKLSELDEDDPTIELNPGKNEEKELVKRRVKKKKKNVFWNIKTKKRFTKKVRGNNVEFELFFVLREWEDPDRYVASKFYYNHDKRKIEKTNEIHRKYGMPLHGTYVKIVNGDTLVTGQFYKGVRTGRWISYQRDSYNDDLMIQDKVYYYRGYPKNAEITYYDSKRKKVKEVIPYQYGVKDGTYLKYYPSGRLMETGTYRDGHKVNRWFEYYDKYGRGSKKRETQYRKKTYDDNFEPYIIREWDDTGNSTYDRTRESRRNN; via the coding sequence ATGAAAAGATTTTTCATTTCAATATTGCTGCTTTGCTATTTTACTGCTTTTGCTCAAGCTCAGGAACTTAGTGTGTCCGAAGATCAGGCTAAGCCAGATAGTACTGTTGTGGTGAAACTTAGTGAGTTGGATGAAGATGACCCAACTATCGAACTGAACCCAGGGAAAAACGAGGAAAAGGAATTAGTAAAGCGAAGGGTAAAAAAGAAAAAGAAGAACGTCTTTTGGAATATTAAGACCAAAAAACGTTTTACGAAGAAAGTTCGAGGAAACAATGTGGAGTTTGAGTTGTTTTTTGTTCTGAGAGAGTGGGAAGACCCAGATAGGTATGTAGCCTCTAAGTTTTACTACAATCATGATAAAAGAAAAATAGAAAAGACTAATGAGATCCACAGAAAATACGGGATGCCTTTGCATGGCACTTATGTGAAAATTGTGAACGGAGATACATTAGTAACAGGGCAATTTTATAAAGGTGTACGTACAGGGCGTTGGATATCTTATCAAAGAGACAGTTACAATGACGATCTCATGATACAGGATAAGGTTTACTATTATCGTGGGTATCCTAAAAATGCAGAAATCACTTATTACGATTCAAAACGGAAAAAGGTAAAGGAAGTCATTCCATATCAGTATGGAGTAAAGGATGGAACTTACCTGAAATACTATCCAAGTGGCAGGTTAATGGAAACGGGCACTTATCGGGATGGTCATAAGGTAAACAGATGGTTTGAGTATTATGATAAGTATGGTAGAGGGAGTAAGAAGAGGGAGACTCAGTACCGTAAAAAAACTTATGATGATAATTTTGAGCCTTACATCATTAGGGAGTGGGATGATACCGGAAACTCTACATATGACCGTACAAGGGAAAGTAGACGGAACAATTAA
- a CDS encoding alanine dehydrogenase: protein MGKEKEGFKRATEEFYQYHPQEMMLKTPQRHKNPITIGMPKETCRDEKRIMLRPEAVNILVNNGYEILLESGAGVDANLPDQEYSDAGAKIVYTAKEAWGTDIILRVSPPSIEELSHIKKSKTVITALNINNLTKEYLQEIVSKKLVCLAFELLEDKVGGLPVVRAMSEIAGSTVMLIAAEYLSSFNNGRGIILGGITGVPPSKIVILGAGTVAEYAARTAIGMGADVKVFDNHIYRLRRLKDVLGTHQLYTSVFDNGQLREALSTADVVIGAVHSNTGRPLSIVTEEMIAEMKANSIIIDVSIDQGGCFETSYPTTLHNPVYKKHGVIHYCVPNIASRVSRTASTAVSNIFTPILTKLIEEGGTDQMMRMHPWFTKGVYAYKGGITNKFIAEKYDLPCRNLELILAASI, encoded by the coding sequence ATGGGCAAAGAAAAGGAAGGCTTCAAACGAGCTACTGAGGAATTTTACCAATATCACCCTCAGGAAATGATGCTAAAGACACCCCAAAGGCATAAAAACCCAATTACGATTGGCATGCCTAAGGAAACTTGCCGAGATGAGAAACGCATCATGCTACGTCCTGAAGCTGTCAACATACTTGTCAACAACGGTTATGAGATACTGTTAGAGTCTGGTGCAGGAGTAGATGCCAACCTACCTGACCAAGAGTACAGTGATGCAGGTGCCAAGATAGTCTACACAGCCAAAGAAGCTTGGGGTACCGACATTATCTTGAGGGTTTCACCTCCTTCTATTGAGGAACTATCCCATATTAAGAAATCCAAAACCGTTATTACCGCCCTCAATATTAACAACCTGACGAAGGAATACTTACAAGAGATTGTCAGTAAAAAACTGGTCTGCCTAGCTTTTGAGCTTTTAGAAGACAAAGTTGGAGGTTTACCTGTAGTCAGGGCTATGAGTGAAATTGCTGGCAGTACTGTTATGCTAATTGCGGCTGAATACCTCAGCAGCTTTAACAATGGAAGAGGAATTATTCTAGGAGGAATTACAGGGGTACCACCTTCTAAGATTGTTATATTAGGTGCAGGAACTGTTGCCGAATATGCTGCTCGAACAGCTATTGGAATGGGGGCTGACGTAAAGGTCTTTGACAATCACATCTATCGCCTACGAAGATTAAAAGATGTGTTAGGCACTCATCAACTCTACACATCTGTCTTTGACAATGGACAACTAAGGGAAGCACTTTCTACAGCAGATGTCGTAATTGGGGCAGTCCATAGCAATACAGGCCGTCCACTTTCTATTGTGACTGAAGAGATGATTGCCGAAATGAAAGCCAATTCTATTATCATAGATGTCAGCATTGACCAAGGAGGTTGTTTTGAGACTTCCTATCCTACGACACTTCACAACCCGGTCTACAAAAAACATGGTGTTATCCATTACTGTGTTCCCAACATTGCATCAAGAGTTTCCAGAACCGCATCTACTGCTGTCAGCAACATTTTCACCCCTATTCTTACCAAGCTGATAGAAGAAGGTGGTACAGACCAAATGATGCGAATGCATCCTTGGTTCACCAAAGGTGTCTATGCTTATAAGGGTGGTATTACCAATAAGTTTATTGCAGAAAAATATGACTTACCATGCCGCAACTTAGAGCTAATTCTAGCCGCTAGCATCTAA
- the prfA gene encoding peptide chain release factor 1, producing the protein MIDKLEEIKKRFEEVSEMIVQPEAMADMKAYAKLNKEYKELNKIVVAYEEYKKLLADIKGAKDILSNEKDPDFREMAKMELDELQERQKPLEEELKQLLIPKDPNDSKDVIVEIRAGAGGDEAALFAGDLYRMYQRFAETEGWQVSLMDYTEGTSGGYKEIILSVSGEDVYGKLKFESGVHRVQRVPATETQGRIHTSAASVAVLPEAEDVEVDLKMSDIKKETYCSSGPGGQSVNTTYSAVRLTHIPTGIVAQCQDQKSQIKNLDKAMSVLRARIYEKELEKHNEEIGAQRKSMVGSGDRSDKIRTYNYPQSRVTDHRINHTVYNLPSVMDGSIEDFIEKLRIADNAERMKEGSSAS; encoded by the coding sequence ATGATCGACAAGTTAGAAGAAATAAAGAAACGCTTTGAAGAGGTAAGCGAGATGATTGTTCAGCCTGAAGCAATGGCAGACATGAAAGCTTATGCAAAGCTCAATAAAGAATACAAGGAACTCAACAAAATCGTAGTAGCCTACGAAGAGTACAAGAAGCTTTTGGCTGACATTAAAGGAGCCAAGGATATTCTATCCAATGAAAAAGACCCTGACTTTAGGGAAATGGCTAAGATGGAATTGGATGAGCTTCAGGAAAGACAGAAGCCTTTGGAAGAAGAGCTGAAGCAATTGTTGATACCAAAAGACCCTAATGACAGCAAAGACGTAATCGTAGAGATACGTGCAGGTGCAGGTGGTGATGAGGCCGCCTTGTTTGCAGGCGACCTTTACCGTATGTACCAAAGGTTTGCTGAAACGGAAGGTTGGCAGGTTTCTTTGATGGATTACACTGAAGGAACTTCAGGTGGTTACAAAGAAATTATTCTTTCTGTATCAGGAGAGGATGTATATGGTAAACTGAAGTTCGAGTCAGGAGTACACCGTGTACAGCGAGTACCTGCTACAGAGACACAAGGACGTATCCATACATCAGCAGCTTCAGTGGCGGTACTGCCAGAAGCCGAAGATGTAGAGGTAGACCTTAAGATGAGTGACATCAAGAAAGAAACGTACTGTTCTTCAGGGCCGGGTGGTCAGTCAGTGAACACGACATATTCAGCTGTTCGTCTGACACACATTCCAACAGGTATCGTAGCACAGTGTCAGGATCAGAAGTCACAAATCAAGAACCTTGACAAAGCGATGAGCGTATTGCGTGCTCGTATCTATGAGAAAGAGCTTGAAAAGCACAACGAAGAGATTGGTGCACAAAGAAAATCAATGGTAGGTAGTGGTGACCGTTCGGATAAAATCCGTACCTATAATTATCCACAAAGCCGTGTGACAGATCACCGTATCAACCACACTGTTTATAACTTACCAAGCGTGATGGATGGCAGTATTGAAGACTTTATTGAAAAGTTGAGAATTGCTGACAACGCAGAGCGTATGAAAGAAGGAAGCAGTGCCTCTTAA
- the fmt gene encoding methionyl-tRNA formyltransferase codes for MKKELRIVFMGTPEFAVPSLEILINNGYNVVGVITAPDKPAGRGHKLNSSPVKAFAVANNLNVLQPKNLKDPAFQEELKSLNANLQIVVAFRMLPEAVWDMPEIGTFNLHASLLPKYRGAAPINWAIINGETETGVSTFFLKHEIDTGDIIMQDREPIHEDDNVGSLYTRLMARGSKLVLKTVQAIENDNYTLSSQPGETVEAPKIFKETCEIDLNKPTKQVYDFIRGLAPYPCAWTKIEGKVYKIYDAKKGQESDVTFEGDKEYVTDNKTYFYLNTADGYINIKEWQMEGKKRMKIEDFLRGKQF; via the coding sequence ATGAAAAAAGAACTTCGGATTGTATTTATGGGAACTCCAGAGTTTGCGGTGCCTTCCCTCGAAATATTGATAAACAACGGTTACAATGTAGTAGGTGTTATTACTGCTCCTGACAAACCGGCAGGCAGAGGCCATAAGTTGAACTCCTCTCCTGTTAAAGCGTTTGCAGTAGCCAATAACTTAAACGTCTTGCAGCCAAAAAACCTGAAGGACCCTGCATTTCAAGAAGAGCTGAAAAGTCTCAACGCCAACCTTCAAATTGTTGTAGCTTTCCGTATGTTACCTGAAGCTGTCTGGGACATGCCTGAAATCGGCACATTCAACTTACACGCATCGTTGCTTCCTAAATACAGAGGTGCAGCTCCTATCAATTGGGCGATTATCAATGGAGAAACAGAAACAGGTGTTTCTACTTTTTTCCTTAAACATGAAATTGATACAGGAGACATTATTATGCAAGATAGAGAGCCTATCCATGAAGATGATAATGTTGGGTCACTCTATACACGCCTAATGGCAAGGGGAAGCAAACTTGTACTGAAGACGGTTCAAGCTATTGAAAATGACAACTACACTTTAAGTTCGCAACCTGGTGAAACAGTTGAAGCTCCAAAGATCTTTAAGGAAACATGTGAGATTGACCTCAACAAACCTACTAAGCAGGTATATGACTTTATTCGTGGATTAGCTCCTTATCCATGTGCATGGACCAAAATCGAGGGCAAAGTTTACAAAATCTACGACGCGAAAAAAGGTCAGGAAAGTGATGTTACCTTCGAAGGCGACAAAGAGTATGTAACGGACAATAAAACGTATTTCTATCTGAATACAGCCGACGGTTATATCAACATTAAAGAGTGGCAGATGGAAGGCAAGAAACGGATGAAGATTGAAGACTTTCTAAGAGGTAAGCAATTCTAG
- the dnaJ gene encoding molecular chaperone DnaJ: protein MAKQDYYEVLGISRDASPEQIKKAYRKVAIKYHPDKNPGDKDAEEKFKEAAEAYEILSDPDKRANYDRYGHAAFEGGGFGGGGGMNMEDIFSQFSDIFGGGGFGDFFGGGGGGRRGQRVKKGSNLRIKLKLTLEEIANGVEKKIKVKRYVACDTCGGNGAKNGTELKTCHTCNGTGQVSKVVNTMLGQMVSSSTCPTCGGEGKTITQKCDTCHGEGRLYNEEVLNIKIPAGVSDGMQLSMSGKGNVPKQGGIPGDLLIVIEEIEHKEFHREGNNIHFDLYVNFVDAVLGTTVEVPTLSGKVKVPIDAGTQSGKVLRLRNKGIKDINGYHTGDQLIHVNVFTPTKVSAEEKKILQKLKESPNFQPESDKKEKKGFMHRMRDLFE, encoded by the coding sequence ATGGCTAAACAGGATTACTACGAAGTATTAGGAATTAGTAGGGATGCATCTCCTGAACAGATCAAGAAAGCATACCGTAAGGTAGCTATCAAATATCACCCTGATAAGAACCCAGGTGATAAGGATGCTGAAGAGAAGTTCAAGGAAGCAGCAGAAGCTTACGAAATTCTGAGCGACCCTGATAAGAGGGCTAACTACGATAGATATGGACATGCAGCCTTTGAAGGCGGTGGCTTCGGTGGAGGCGGCGGCATGAACATGGAAGATATATTCTCTCAGTTCAGTGATATATTTGGCGGTGGTGGCTTTGGAGACTTCTTCGGCGGTGGCGGCGGCGGACGTCGTGGTCAGCGTGTAAAGAAAGGCTCCAACTTACGTATCAAGCTGAAGCTGACATTGGAAGAGATTGCTAATGGCGTTGAAAAGAAAATCAAGGTTAAACGCTATGTAGCTTGTGATACTTGTGGTGGTAATGGTGCTAAGAATGGTACAGAGCTGAAAACTTGTCATACTTGTAATGGTACAGGTCAGGTAAGTAAAGTAGTGAATACTATGCTTGGACAGATGGTATCTTCTTCAACATGTCCTACTTGTGGAGGAGAAGGGAAAACCATTACCCAAAAATGTGATACTTGTCACGGTGAAGGTAGACTTTACAATGAGGAAGTCCTGAACATCAAGATTCCTGCTGGAGTTTCTGATGGTATGCAGCTTTCAATGAGTGGCAAAGGTAATGTGCCTAAGCAAGGAGGTATCCCAGGTGATTTGCTGATTGTAATCGAGGAAATCGAGCACAAGGAGTTCCACAGAGAAGGCAACAATATTCACTTTGACCTTTATGTTAACTTTGTAGATGCTGTACTGGGGACTACAGTTGAAGTGCCTACTTTAAGTGGTAAAGTAAAGGTTCCAATTGATGCAGGAACACAAAGTGGTAAGGTATTACGCCTGAGAAATAAGGGTATCAAAGATATTAACGGATATCATACTGGAGATCAGTTGATCCACGTAAATGTCTTTACTCCAACAAAGGTTTCTGCCGAAGAGAAAAAGATTTTGCAGAAGCTGAAGGAGTCTCCAAACTTCCAGCCTGAAAGTGATAAAAAAGAGAAAAAAGGATTTATGCATAGAATGCGTGACCTTTTTGAATAG
- the tsaE gene encoding tRNA (adenosine(37)-N6)-threonylcarbamoyltransferase complex ATPase subunit type 1 TsaE, whose product MEHIELESRQLSDLGEVANKIIEFAGHDNIWLFEGTLGAGKTTLIKAICDQYGVEDLVNSPTFSIVNEYSTSNGNTIYHFDFYRLDDEEEALDIGYEEYVDSGKLCLMEWPSRIPNLIPEDHILIEINHGTDDQRQIKVSKVRL is encoded by the coding sequence ATGGAACATATTGAATTAGAAAGCAGACAGCTGTCTGACTTAGGGGAAGTTGCCAATAAAATTATTGAATTTGCAGGGCACGATAATATATGGCTGTTTGAAGGCACATTAGGCGCAGGGAAAACTACACTCATAAAAGCGATCTGTGATCAATACGGTGTTGAAGATTTGGTTAACAGTCCTACATTTTCCATTGTTAATGAGTATAGTACCTCTAATGGAAATACAATCTACCATTTCGATTTTTACAGGTTAGATGATGAGGAAGAGGCACTAGATATTGGGTATGAAGAATACGTTGATTCGGGTAAGCTTTGTTTAATGGAATGGCCATCACGTATACCTAACCTAATTCCAGAAGATCATATCCTTATTGAAATTAATCACGGCACTGACGACCAACGGCAAATTAAAGTAAGTAAAGTCAGGCTGTAA
- a CDS encoding nucleotide exchange factor GrpE yields MEREDIKNKKNEEEQLQNQEGAEQEADVKNEKEAEEVKAQEEVAPEEQKEDKSATLAKDLAEMKDKYLRLYSDFENFRRRTAKEKLDFMKTANEDLIVSLLAVVDDFERAQKHASGDEENEALNSFKQGVDLIQNKLVSLLENKGLKSMENPTGKEFDMDKHEAITQIPAPSEDLKGKVVDTVEKGYLLNDKVIRYAKVVVGS; encoded by the coding sequence ATGGAAAGAGAAGACATCAAAAATAAAAAGAACGAAGAGGAGCAACTGCAAAATCAGGAAGGTGCTGAGCAAGAGGCAGATGTAAAGAACGAAAAAGAGGCGGAAGAAGTGAAAGCACAAGAAGAGGTAGCTCCAGAAGAGCAGAAAGAAGATAAATCAGCTACTTTAGCAAAAGATTTGGCTGAGATGAAAGATAAATACCTGAGACTGTATTCTGATTTTGAGAACTTCAGAAGAAGAACAGCCAAAGAGAAACTGGATTTCATGAAAACGGCAAATGAGGACTTGATCGTCTCTTTATTGGCAGTTGTAGATGATTTTGAGAGAGCTCAAAAACACGCTTCAGGTGATGAAGAAAATGAAGCATTGAACTCATTCAAACAGGGTGTTGACTTGATTCAGAACAAACTTGTAAGCCTGTTGGAAAACAAGGGACTGAAGTCAATGGAAAACCCAACAGGAAAAGAGTTTGATATGGATAAGCATGAGGCAATCACGCAAATTCCTGCGCCTTCTGAAGACCTGAAGGGGAAAGTAGTAGATACAGTAGAAAAAGGTTACCTGTTGAACGATAAAGTGATCAGGTATGCAAAGGTGGTAGTAGGAAGTTAA
- the tpiA gene encoding triose-phosphate isomerase translates to MRKKIVAGNWKMNTLKDDALKLASEVVNMAKDETPSDVTVIMGVPFIHLSGVKSLVGNASNVFVAAQNCYFEPKGAFTGEISAPMLKSFGVDYVILGHSERREYFKETHEELAKKVDAVLANGMAPIFCVGEVLSEREAGKQKEVVSKQLEESLYHLSAEDFKKVVIAYEPVWAIGTGKTASSDQAQEMHKDIRDMLASKYGQEVADEISILYGGSAKPTNAPELFANADVDGGLIGGASLASRDFIDITKSY, encoded by the coding sequence ATGAGAAAGAAAATAGTAGCTGGTAACTGGAAGATGAATACCCTGAAGGATGATGCACTGAAACTTGCTTCAGAGGTAGTGAACATGGCTAAAGACGAGACTCCATCTGACGTTACAGTGATTATGGGTGTGCCTTTCATCCACTTAAGCGGTGTGAAATCATTGGTAGGAAATGCATCCAATGTATTTGTTGCTGCTCAAAACTGCTACTTTGAGCCAAAAGGAGCTTTCACTGGTGAGATTTCAGCACCTATGCTGAAGTCATTTGGTGTAGACTATGTGATTTTGGGCCACAGTGAAAGAAGAGAGTACTTCAAGGAAACACATGAGGAACTTGCAAAGAAAGTAGATGCTGTATTGGCTAATGGAATGGCTCCAATTTTCTGTGTAGGAGAAGTATTGAGCGAAAGAGAAGCTGGAAAACAGAAAGAAGTAGTATCTAAGCAACTGGAAGAAAGTCTTTACCACTTGTCTGCTGAGGACTTTAAGAAAGTGGTGATTGCTTATGAGCCAGTTTGGGCAATTGGTACAGGTAAAACGGCATCAAGTGATCAAGCTCAGGAAATGCACAAAGATATCCGTGACATGTTGGCTTCTAAATACGGTCAGGAAGTAGCGGATGAGATTTCTATCCTTTATGGAGGAAGTGCAAAACCAACGAATGCACCAGAGCTGTTTGCTAACGCTGATGTAGATGGTGGATTGATCGGTGGTGCTTCATTGGCATCTAGAGATTTTATTGATATCACGAAGTCTTACTAA
- the prmA gene encoding 50S ribosomal protein L11 methyltransferase yields the protein MEYIALDVKCSEELKEVLQAVLGGIGFDSFLENDEGFEASIEQHLFDENEFKDTISFFEDQISYSFKEVEKQNWNKLWESNYEPVVISDDLLIRASFHQPDKEYKHEIVITPKMSFGTGHHSTTTLMLLNQLEIDHQDKVVADLGCGTGILAVMAKKLGATSVDACDIEDWSVENALENAAINGIDINVTVGTVTDMPKKDSYDIVLANINRNVLLNEMGIYAGMLKPQATLLLSGFYTEDLPVIKEKAAEYGLVYESHKERLNWVSAVFHKK from the coding sequence ATGGAATATATCGCATTAGATGTAAAGTGTAGCGAGGAACTCAAAGAGGTGTTGCAAGCTGTATTGGGAGGTATTGGTTTTGACTCTTTTTTAGAAAATGACGAAGGGTTTGAGGCTTCTATAGAGCAGCATCTTTTTGATGAAAATGAGTTCAAAGACACTATTTCCTTCTTTGAAGACCAGATATCTTATTCATTTAAGGAAGTTGAAAAGCAAAATTGGAACAAGCTTTGGGAGAGTAATTATGAACCTGTGGTGATTTCCGATGATTTGCTGATCAGAGCATCGTTTCATCAACCTGACAAGGAGTACAAACACGAGATTGTGATCACTCCTAAAATGTCATTTGGTACAGGGCATCATTCTACAACGACGCTGATGCTGCTTAACCAACTTGAAATTGATCATCAGGATAAAGTGGTTGCGGATCTGGGTTGTGGTACGGGTATTTTGGCTGTAATGGCTAAAAAACTTGGAGCGACTTCTGTAGATGCTTGTGATATTGAAGACTGGTCAGTAGAGAATGCATTGGAAAATGCAGCAATCAATGGGATAGACATCAATGTTACAGTAGGAACAGTGACGGACATGCCCAAAAAAGATAGTTATGATATCGTATTGGCTAATATCAACCGTAACGTTCTGTTAAATGAGATGGGGATTTATGCAGGTATGTTAAAGCCACAGGCGACACTATTACTAAGTGGATTTTATACAGAGGATTTGCCTGTTATAAAAGAGAAGGCAGCGGAGTACGGGCTAGTTTATGAATCTCATAAGGAGAGGCTAAATTGGGTAAGTGCCGTATTCCATAAGAAATAA
- a CDS encoding M20 metallopeptidase family protein: MTVGDLKNQIKEISNSILEEVVYNRRHLHANPELSFQEHETVKFVSEKLRSYGIVTQEIKAETGLVALIEGVNPDKKVIALRADMDALPIEEANEVPYKSRVPGVMHACGHDVHTSSLLGVAQVLHKLRDQFEGTVKLIFQPGEEKVPGGASLMIKDGALNNPSPSKILGQHVMPLIPVGKVGFRKGMYMASADEIYLTVKGKGGHGAIPEMSVDPVVITSHIIVALQQLVSRIGSPKVPSVLTFGKVIAEGATNIIPGEVKVEGTFRTMNEEWRAEAHQKIRRMIEGIAESMGATADLEIRKGYPYLVNEPELTGRAIDAAKEFLGEENVVELDLWMGAEDFAFYTQQLDACFYRLGTRNEEKGIVSGVHTPTFDIDEHALEVGVGLMSWLAIKELQEAK, translated from the coding sequence ATGACAGTAGGAGACCTCAAAAACCAAATCAAGGAAATCAGTAATAGCATATTGGAAGAAGTTGTCTACAATAGAAGACATCTGCATGCAAACCCCGAGTTGTCCTTTCAGGAGCATGAAACTGTAAAGTTTGTATCAGAAAAGCTTCGTTCTTATGGTATCGTTACGCAGGAAATAAAAGCAGAAACAGGGTTGGTTGCGTTGATTGAAGGAGTAAATCCTGATAAGAAAGTAATCGCTTTGCGTGCTGATATGGATGCACTTCCGATTGAAGAGGCAAATGAGGTACCTTATAAATCAAGAGTGCCGGGTGTGATGCATGCTTGTGGACACGATGTCCACACTTCGTCTTTGCTTGGTGTAGCGCAAGTCTTACATAAGTTGCGTGACCAGTTTGAAGGAACTGTAAAATTAATTTTCCAACCAGGAGAAGAAAAGGTACCTGGAGGGGCATCCTTGATGATTAAGGATGGTGCATTAAATAACCCAAGTCCGAGCAAGATTCTTGGTCAGCACGTAATGCCGTTGATTCCAGTCGGTAAAGTAGGTTTCCGAAAGGGCATGTACATGGCTAGTGCAGATGAAATTTACCTGACTGTTAAAGGAAAAGGAGGACATGGTGCAATACCTGAAATGTCTGTAGATCCTGTCGTAATCACCTCTCATATCATCGTAGCTTTACAACAGCTAGTGAGTCGTATTGGCAGTCCCAAAGTGCCGTCAGTACTGACTTTCGGAAAGGTGATTGCAGAAGGAGCCACCAATATCATTCCTGGAGAAGTAAAGGTAGAAGGAACATTCCGTACCATGAATGAGGAGTGGAGAGCAGAAGCGCACCAAAAAATCCGTAGAATGATAGAGGGTATTGCGGAAAGCATGGGAGCAACAGCTGATCTTGAAATTAGAAAAGGCTATCCTTACTTAGTTAATGAACCGGAGCTGACAGGCAGGGCAATTGATGCTGCTAAAGAATTCTTGGGAGAAGAGAATGTGGTAGAATTGGACCTTTGGATGGGAGCAGAAGATTTTGCTTTCTATACTCAACAATTGGATGCCTGTTTCTACAGACTCGGAACCCGAAATGAAGAGAAAGGAATTGTTTCAGGTGTACATACACCGACATTTGATATAGATGAACATGCACTTGAAGTAGGAGTAGGCTTAATGAGTTGGTTGGCAATTAAGGAGCTGCAAGAAGCTAAATAG